The Prunus dulcis chromosome 5, ALMONDv2, whole genome shotgun sequence genomic sequence TTTGTTAGGGGTGTGATTTCAAATGTTAGGCCAATGGCCATGATAGCACAAGGAAGTTAAGATTTGATTCATGCTTCTAATGAGACCATTTATCAAGATGGCCCAAATTTATGTGCAGAGTCATAAATTCAACAGATGGTTCACTGTagttttttgaaaaagaattCAGAATTTAGTCATTGGTTGCTTGCTAAAGGCCCTCATCTACGGTAACTTGCAAGCAGCCGTTTTGTCTTTTGACTTGTACTGGCCAAGCATCTCGGCTACAGTTCTGCATCGGCACTGGTTTCCTGGCCGAATCACATCACCGTACACGGCCATTTCAATTATGTCAAGCTCCTTATCTGCAAGTTAAACGAAATACATGATTCTGAGATGCATGTCTCACCAGTTCTAATAGCTGCTACAGGAACGAGAACGTGTCAAAGGCTAGTGCatacatttgttttttgttttctgtttcaaCCAAGCAAATCACATTTACGTTGACTCAAGCAGACAGGCTATGAGAAGTTTGGATGATTATTTCTAAAACGTATGACTATGATGACATCAATGTTCAATAGCAAGTAGTAATTAAAGACTTGAGACTCTTGCAAGATCTGAAATTTCTCAGGAACAAGCAAGAAGATTCAAGGATATAAGGAAGGATCAGGGAAAAGGGTTGTTATGAGAATAATGGCAGAAAGTAGTTATGAACTTTCAAGCGAACATTTTGCTATCAGAAACAAGTTCTAAGTGAAGGTATAGCTTAATCTACACTGTGCAGTTTTCACATTGAATACAAGTTAGACAATGTACATCCCCATTCCTGAGTAAAGAAATATGCTCCATTCTGTTTAGATAATTGATCATAAGTTAGTGTCTTCTGGATACAAAGCTCAGAACTTTTTCACAACTAATTAAAATGCATACTAGATACCAGAAACTTAGTAAATTTGTACTTCCAACTCAATATCAGTCTCAATATGGAAAACCGGTAAGTTTAGGTGCAACTCAACAAAGACCAAGCTAACCAAAGTCAACCCTTCATTCTGTCCCCAGAAATCTAACCCACAATACTCTTAGCGCATCTCCATTGGGAACAATTACCTGAATAGAACATTTACAAAGCATTGGACATATTGAGACATAAATCCCAAATACCATGACAAACACTACCATAGACCAAAAAAACAGTTCAAAATCGTGATGAATGCTTTTGGGATGATATTTGAAATAGTTATCAATGGAATAAAGGAGCATCAGAACTAAACTTCTACAGTTAAGTAACATCACGTAGATTCACGAAGCGCCTTCTAAACTTTGACTATAGACATGGACAGTAGAAACCAATGACATAATAAATTAGTCGtgtgaactttatttttttgtttggacTGAAAGTCATATGCACTCTTTacttgaaaatattttagtaATGTTCCCCCTAGAAGCAATAGATACAAACCATGAGAATGAAATGGTGTTTACAATTCAAAGACCAAAACTATTTTCCTCAACCCAATAACCAGAACATGGAAAGTATCAGCTAAACAGAACAGAACATAGAATCTAATATTAATAGTGAACAAGAGAACATGGAAATCAGACCTGTAAACTTGACATCACAAGAGTAACCTTTCAATTGAGTCTTGTCAATCTGGTCTTTGTCTGATTTGAATCTGTTCACTCTTGTTTGAAGAATCTGACAATTGTCTTCTGTGGATTCACCACCTACAACAAAATCCCAAATCTCAATGAACTCAAACACCTAATTGGTTGACAAATCAAGGCTCCTCTTTGTTTATTTGGTGAACTGAGGAGTAAAGAactaattttgaaattttttgccTCCACAATGCCAAGGTtttgaaaaacccaaaaagtctaaatcaaagtaaattacattatattataataagtCACCGAAGTCCTGTATTGTTACTTAGGATGCCACACAGCAACAATTGTagaaaaaagttcaaaactttTAGTTCTGTATATTGTTTCTTTCCCACCATTACTCAGCACCAAGAATAGAATTGAACAAATACAGAGGGCAAGTAAAATTCGAAAACAAAACGCGACATGATTGCACTAGTTCAGAAGCAAAACTCAAACACCAATATCGAAATTGAGCTCAAGCAACTAGTATATGCAATCAAAACGCTAAAAACGAAAACACTCAGTTCACAAATCATCAAAAAGGATCAAAAGATTGAAACTTcacagaaagaaaaggaaacaattcagtggaaaaagagaaaagttaGGACCTTTGGAGAAGGGAATTATGTGATCGTACTCGAAGCAGAGGCAGCCCTGGCAGTTGCAGAAGCGCTTACAGACAACGTTACCGGCAGCGTCTTTGCGCCACCTCTCAGGGTGTCGACCTGGCACTACATCAGCCTTTGCCCAGCAATTGCTCTTTGCTTTTGAATCGAAGAAGCGTGGTCTATCTTCACCCTTGCCCTTGCTACTGGTACCATTATCAACACCACCACGAGAACGGTGAggcgaagaagaagaaggtgaagaagaactcatctctctctctctctccccctctctctctctctgattgATTTGTCAAAGTGAATTGGACCAGACGAGGAACGAGGGGAAGTTTCTCTCGCAGAAGAGACTACAGTCTAATCTAGAGAAAACTTGCCTCAAACTGGAGTAATTTGGGGTGCCAGGCCAGATGCTGACATGGCCTCGCATCCAATGAGATTTTAACACCTGTACTAACTGAATTTATGCCCCCTCCCGccactttttttgtttctgttttgagAACAGTACCTCCCTCATTCACAGCTCAAAACTCCCTCAAGCTCTCTCCTTAGCTCCTCTCAAACTCCTTGTAGATTTGTGGGTTTTACAAAATCAAGCTCTGTCCTTTTCATATGGTAAGTGAAAATTCCCaagggcttttttttttttttttccgttcGTTCTAGTAACCGGTGTAGGGTTTataatttctcaattttttgttaaatttcaaaagaaaatagaacaaCATGCAATTGGTGTTGATCAAGCAACATTTAAGATCAAATGAGGCTAGTCAACTGATTCATAATGATCATGAACAATCTGATGCCAATAAGTGGCATAAATTTTTCATATGGAATAGCCAAAAAGGGATCAATGATGTACACAATTCCTGTTTTGCttaagatttttttctttttcaaaaaaagaatgactgtaaaaatgaaaaatgtcACGCATCCTTAAAAGTCTTCAACTTTAATGGCATCTCGAGGCATTTCATAGGCATCTTTGGGCCTTGATTTCTTCACTCCGGCAGTGAACCACACTTTGTCAGACTTATAGCCCTCGACGCTAACACTTGTGACTTTAACCCAAACCAGAACCTTTGTCTTCATTCCTTCTATTCCACTAAGCTTTCCCCTTGACAATGTTCCTTTGATGCGAATGTTGTACCTCACAACAGATGAGTCCTTGAAACTCACCTCACAGGGAGAGGGCAAGTAGACAATGAGCTTGCCCTTTGATTCATCAAATTCATAACATGTTATGTTCCGGGGAAACAGGCCCGGAGGAAGGTAGTACTCTCGGAGAAGATCAGGCAACGGTTTTTGTGGCTTGCCTATAAAAGAAGAGCAGAAGGGTCAGcttcatttattttgaaacTACATGTACCAACATCCTCACAAACTTTGCCATTTTAGTAGAAAAAAGAGGTATGTTGTCTGTAGAGGAAGCGGTTACCAACTACgtagagttaggatcacttaaGTGATGTGCATTTTGAGTTCACTCTAAGAAGAAAGTATGTTTATTATTGTGAAGCAGATAAAACAACTAGAAGCCATGCTCATTCTGATACATCAAGTGAATTTCCATGTGATAAGTGAACAATTTGAACCAGTCCAGCCAGATAACAAAATAATTGCATACAGAACACACAGATAATGATGTATTATTATCTTCATCCTGCTATTAAGTAGGCAGTGGGAAGTATCCGAAGCGCCTGCGAATTGGTCAGTAATCTAGGCTAACTCAGTTTCTGTCACAAGTGTTGAGAAATCCAAATATTTCTTTTACATATCTAAACCAACTCATAAATGAAGGATACTCCATAACTAGTGAGAGGTTTCTTAGGCCACATCATGGCCTGGTGACACTCTACCATACATGCATATTCTTTTAAGCTTCTATTTGGTTCTAATTTACTTGTTTGTGGATTTGACCCTGTCCAAAAGGAGCTGTGTATTCCTACCTGATTAAATTAAATGAAGTATCTTTAAAGTAGCTCTGAATCATGAAATCAAGTGCAACTGCAAAAATTTGGCAAATGCAGAGACTTGTCTAGAAAAACAAGGCCAAGAAGATGACAAAAGGAACTTGCTTTTCAAATGGCTACTTCCAATTACACTGTTTTCCTCTGTTCTACCTTGCAACAATGTTCCCAGTTCTAAATTCTAAACCAATGTCTAGTATTATTGTCTACCCTCAAGAAGTTATGAAAGGTTTCCAAATGAAAAGATATACAAGACTAAAGAGGAACATCAAAACTtgtgaattaaaaaatttatcagtAAACTCAGAAGGAATGATATGTCAAACAACAACAGATAGCACCATGCTCATGTTCTTGtatttattcaaaataaaatgagtGCATTGAGGTTAAAAAAAGCTCCATACCTTTCAGCTTGTTGAATATCCATTTCGCCTTCTCCTCAACTGTGTTTGAGAGTGACTGAAATTATCATTCACATGTATAGTGTGAGGCAACACAAAACTTGTATTGTATTATCAGCAAATCGAAACACAATCTagatttaaccaaaaaaaagaaaagaaaaagatctCAGTGAAACAGAATTCTAAGGAAGACAATATCTTAAAATCTCTACGGGTCTCCATACAAACCCACCAATTGATTATCTTTTTCCCTTAGCTCTTTGTAAAATGATCAAATGGGTCTTCCCCATTAAGCAGCATTATGTCAAGATTacagaaagagaaagaacaaggGCCAAGAAGGCAATACATTCAAGATCATCAAGAAGAATgcaagagaggaagaaagaaaagagattgaaaaaccaaaagaaaagggtaGGGAAGAGAGTGTAAACATACAGAGAGATCTTCAGTGATGTTGGAGATCTCTTCCTTGGCCTTCTTGGACATCCAAAAGCTCCCAACTTTCGTCAGAGCTTTCTCCATTTCTCCTCCTTTCTTTTGGCTTTCTCAGTTCCTCAGTCCTCTCTGAAGGTCTCTCTTACGACTCAACCAGattggaagatgaagaagaagaatgccTCAGTTAATCTCTCTCCGTCTGTGTGTAGTGTGCAGTGTGCTTGTGAGAGAAAAACAGAGTAGAGATGATGAGTCATATCATAAGCATATGAAATATGAGTGGCAACTACCAATCTGCCAACTCACATGATGCTGCTAcatcacaaaaataaataacaaaaagtcgattaataaatattaaaaaattcatttccggtgttgaaaactaaaattaagaAGCTGGTTTTTACTCTTATGtttaaaagtaataaaactgaaaaaaaaaaaaaatttgttttttttgataCATTTGGAAGAACAAACTCTAACAATACGGATCGATTCATTACAAAGTCAAAATCAGATCATGAATTTAGGAAACTGATGTGATGaactttattttcaaattttgataagatttactcttttttatttatttataaccaAATGGATAGGTTTAAGCTCtatcaaaaatataaatttcaattttagagaTTGAAGTTTGCAtcagaagaaaaggaaac encodes the following:
- the LOC117628036 gene encoding uncharacterized protein LOC117628036; this encodes MSSSSPSSSSPHRSRGGVDNGTSSKGKGEDRPRFFDSKAKSNCWAKADVVPGRHPERWRKDAAGNVVCKRFCNCQGCLCFEYDHIIPFSKGGESTEDNCQILQTRVNRFKSDKDQIDKTQLKGYSCDVKFTDKELDIIEMAVYGDVIRPGNQCRCRTVAEMLGQYKSKDKTAACKLP
- the LOC117628320 gene encoding uncharacterized protein At5g01610-like, producing MEKALTKVGSFWMSKKAKEEISNITEDLSSLSNTVEEKAKWIFNKLKGKPQKPLPDLLREYYLPPGLFPRNITCYEFDESKGKLIVYLPSPCEVSFKDSSVVRYNIRIKGTLSRGKLSGIEGMKTKVLVWVKVTSVSVEGYKSDKVWFTAGVKKSRPKDAYEMPRDAIKVEDF